One Streptomyces sp. SAI-135 DNA segment encodes these proteins:
- the glgX gene encoding glycogen debranching protein GlgX: protein MQVWPGEAYPLGATYDGAGTNFAVFTEAANRVELCLLHDDGSETAVELRESDAFVRHAYLPGVMPGQRYGFRAHGPYAPERGLRCNSSKLLLDPYARAISGSIRWGEEVYGYHFDSPDKRNDLDSAPHTMTSVVVNPYFDWGDDRRPRIGYHETVIYEAHVKGLTMRHPGLPEELRGTYAALAHPAIIEHLVELGVTTLELMPVHQFVNDHRLVDMGLNNYWGYNTIGFFAPHNAYASWGDRGQQVLEFKSAVRALHEAGIEVILDVVYNHTAEGNHLGPTLSFKGLDNPSYYRLTDDPRYYMDTTGTGNSLLMRSPHVLQLIMDSLRYWVTEMHVDGFRFDLAATLARQFHEVDRLSSFFDLVQQDPVVSQVKLIAEPWDVGEGGYQVGNFPPLWTEWNGKYRDTVRDLWRGEPRALAEFASRLTGSSDLYQDDGRRPLASINFVTCHDGFTLHDLVSYNDKHNEANGEDNRDGESHNRSWNCGAEGETDDPEVRELRARQMRNFIATLMLSQGVPMISHGDEVARTQRGNNNAYCQDSELAWVRWPEDAGDGDGDGTAGLGAELLAFTRAMVWLRKDHPVFRRRRFFHGRPVEGTHDELSDIAWFTPEGKEMAQRDWDRAQASALTVFLNGNAISEPGTRGERITDDSFLLMFNASPKTLDFVVPVNHGRQWEVVVDTARPDGVPAGTGAKVQAGDRLTLVDRSMAVLRRPV, encoded by the coding sequence ATGCAGGTCTGGCCTGGAGAGGCGTATCCACTCGGTGCCACGTACGACGGCGCCGGTACCAACTTCGCGGTCTTCACGGAGGCGGCGAACCGAGTAGAGCTGTGTCTGTTGCACGACGACGGCTCGGAAACGGCGGTGGAACTGCGCGAGAGCGACGCGTTCGTCCGGCACGCGTATCTGCCCGGCGTCATGCCCGGACAGCGCTACGGCTTCCGTGCGCACGGTCCGTACGCTCCCGAACGCGGACTGCGCTGCAACTCGTCGAAGCTGCTGCTCGACCCTTACGCGCGCGCGATCAGCGGCTCGATCCGCTGGGGCGAGGAGGTGTACGGCTACCACTTCGACTCGCCCGACAAGCGCAACGACCTCGACTCGGCGCCGCACACCATGACGTCGGTCGTGGTCAACCCGTACTTCGACTGGGGCGACGACCGGCGGCCGCGGATCGGGTACCACGAGACGGTGATCTACGAGGCGCACGTCAAGGGTCTCACCATGCGGCACCCGGGGCTGCCCGAGGAGCTCCGGGGCACCTACGCCGCGCTCGCGCACCCCGCGATCATCGAGCACCTGGTGGAGCTCGGTGTCACCACCCTGGAGCTGATGCCGGTCCACCAGTTCGTGAACGACCACCGCCTGGTCGACATGGGCCTGAACAACTACTGGGGCTACAACACCATCGGTTTCTTCGCCCCGCACAACGCGTACGCCTCCTGGGGAGACCGCGGCCAGCAGGTCCTGGAGTTCAAGTCGGCGGTCAGGGCCCTGCACGAGGCCGGGATCGAGGTCATCCTGGACGTCGTCTACAACCACACCGCCGAGGGCAACCACCTGGGCCCGACGCTGTCCTTCAAGGGCCTCGACAACCCGTCGTACTACCGCCTCACGGACGACCCCCGGTACTACATGGACACCACCGGTACCGGGAACTCCCTGCTGATGCGGTCCCCGCACGTCCTTCAGCTGATCATGGACTCGCTCAGGTACTGGGTCACCGAGATGCATGTCGACGGCTTCCGCTTCGACCTGGCGGCGACCCTGGCCCGGCAGTTCCACGAGGTGGACCGGCTGTCGTCGTTCTTCGACCTGGTGCAGCAGGACCCGGTGGTCTCCCAGGTGAAGCTGATCGCCGAGCCGTGGGACGTCGGCGAGGGCGGCTACCAGGTGGGCAACTTCCCGCCGCTGTGGACCGAGTGGAACGGCAAGTACCGCGACACCGTACGGGACCTGTGGCGGGGCGAGCCGCGCGCGCTGGCGGAGTTCGCGTCCCGGCTGACCGGTTCCTCCGACCTCTACCAGGACGACGGTCGGCGCCCGCTGGCCTCGATCAACTTCGTCACCTGTCACGACGGCTTCACCCTGCACGACCTCGTCTCCTACAACGACAAGCACAACGAGGCCAACGGCGAGGACAACCGCGACGGCGAGAGCCACAACCGGTCCTGGAACTGCGGGGCCGAGGGCGAGACCGACGACCCCGAGGTGCGGGAGCTGCGCGCCCGCCAGATGCGCAACTTCATCGCCACGCTCATGCTGTCCCAGGGCGTGCCGATGATCAGTCACGGCGACGAGGTCGCGCGCACCCAGCGCGGCAACAACAACGCCTACTGCCAGGACAGCGAGCTGGCCTGGGTGCGGTGGCCGGAGGACGCCGGCGACGGCGACGGCGACGGGACCGCCGGGCTCGGCGCCGAGCTGCTGGCCTTCACGCGCGCGATGGTGTGGCTGCGCAAGGACCACCCGGTCTTCCGGCGCCGCCGCTTCTTCCACGGGCGGCCCGTGGAGGGCACCCACGACGAGCTGTCGGACATCGCCTGGTTCACTCCCGAGGGCAAGGAGATGGCCCAGCGGGACTGGGACCGTGCGCAGGCCTCGGCACTGACGGTCTTCCTCAACGGCAACGCCATCTCCGAACCCGGCACCCGCGGGGAACGCATCACCGACGACTCGTTCCTGCTGATGTTCAACGCCTCGCCCAAGACGCTGGACTTCGTGGTGCCGGTCAATCACGGCCGGCAGTGGGAGGTCGTCGTCGACACCGCCCGGCCGGACGGGGTGCCGGCCGGGACGGGGGCGAAGGTGCAGGCCGGGGACCGGCTCACGCTGGTGGACCGCAGCATGGCGGTGTTGCGGAGGCCCGTGTAG
- a CDS encoding Tat pathway signal sequence domain protein, translating to MRKIVHRHLGKVVAGAAIAVAGTAVMVGITLPGTAGADDTGGGKAASGQSAAQAGQGADGAVAPGVVEQAPAAEGEKGKGRDPLTDDEIERVEQIAVNPQMMSSSEDVEGERGPERLTVDLADPKAGELDDPNAPRRANVTFYDYRDDTLVTRTVDLDSGKVVATGTQHGVQPPLSSAEYAEAASLLIADPLGADLKADYKDATDKELTNADQLLLTGAVYRAVPGGQPAALDKCGEHRCVRLFPKVKNGPWIDARAFVIDLSARKVAKLDS from the coding sequence GTGCGCAAGATAGTGCACCGCCACCTCGGGAAGGTGGTGGCAGGTGCGGCCATCGCGGTGGCCGGGACCGCCGTGATGGTCGGGATCACCCTGCCGGGCACGGCGGGGGCGGACGACACGGGGGGCGGCAAGGCGGCCTCGGGACAGTCCGCGGCACAGGCGGGACAGGGCGCCGACGGGGCCGTCGCGCCCGGGGTCGTCGAGCAGGCCCCGGCCGCCGAGGGTGAGAAGGGCAAGGGCCGCGACCCGCTCACCGACGACGAGATCGAGCGGGTCGAGCAGATCGCCGTGAACCCGCAGATGATGAGCTCCAGCGAGGACGTCGAGGGCGAGCGCGGCCCCGAGCGCCTCACCGTGGACCTCGCCGACCCGAAGGCCGGCGAACTGGACGACCCGAACGCGCCCCGCCGCGCAAACGTGACGTTCTACGACTACCGGGACGACACCCTGGTCACCAGGACCGTCGACCTCGACAGCGGAAAGGTCGTCGCGACCGGCACCCAGCACGGCGTCCAGCCGCCGCTGAGCAGCGCCGAGTACGCCGAGGCCGCGAGCCTGCTGATCGCCGACCCGCTCGGCGCGGACCTGAAGGCCGACTACAAGGACGCCACCGACAAGGAACTGACCAACGCCGACCAGCTGCTGCTCACCGGCGCCGTGTACCGGGCCGTCCCGGGCGGCCAGCCCGCGGCTCTCGACAAGTGCGGCGAGCACCGCTGCGTACGGCTGTTCCCGAAGGTGAAGAACGGCCCCTGGATCGACGCCAGGGCCTTCGTGATCGATCTGAGCGCCCGCAAGGTCGCCAAGCTCGACAGCTGA
- a CDS encoding copper amine oxidase translates to MRVNRISRARRHAALGVSVAALAAGVTTGAGPAAAQPGVAAAAAAECSSAYKIEQKLASGTTWRMCWRYDSKAGMVLEDISYQPKGEAAPIKVLNSARLGQIHVPYDDGSVEYDDLTGFGFAQGLMNLDPGECPGGTIKKVKVPDSWDPDRAEVNGLCTTTRSRGHAYRMQGDSANKVYQAQGKDLLVYTVNQVGWYEYMTEWRFQDDGTVTMNLGATGSLSYEDYDAGDGRGWPIGKGPRAQATSHSHNAFWRLDFALDGSSKNRVEQYDSTVTAAAQGQQTATVKTTRTPVTKELAGDAKSYRWWRMVSAVGKNKDWHPRSYEIVPGPSTKYPGRSFTKHDVYFTEYNPCEQFASNNTGDCGTAAGKSVDKWVNGQSLTHPVVWMNVGFHHIARDEDQQPMPVHWQGFSIAPRDVTAMNPLTPAELAGQNGHWEWGS, encoded by the coding sequence ATGCGTGTCAACAGAATCAGCCGCGCGCGCAGGCACGCGGCCCTCGGCGTTTCCGTGGCCGCGCTGGCCGCCGGTGTCACGACCGGAGCGGGACCTGCCGCCGCCCAGCCCGGGGTCGCCGCCGCGGCCGCGGCGGAGTGCAGCAGCGCCTACAAGATCGAGCAGAAGCTCGCCAGCGGTACGACCTGGCGGATGTGCTGGCGCTACGACAGCAAGGCCGGAATGGTCCTGGAGGACATCTCCTACCAGCCCAAGGGCGAGGCCGCGCCGATCAAGGTCCTCAACAGCGCCCGGCTCGGCCAGATCCACGTCCCCTACGACGACGGCAGCGTCGAGTACGACGACCTGACGGGCTTCGGGTTCGCGCAGGGCCTGATGAACCTGGACCCGGGCGAATGCCCCGGCGGCACCATCAAGAAGGTCAAGGTCCCGGACTCCTGGGACCCGGACCGCGCCGAGGTCAACGGCCTGTGCACCACGACCCGTTCCCGCGGCCACGCCTACCGCATGCAGGGCGACAGCGCGAACAAGGTCTACCAGGCCCAGGGCAAGGACCTGCTCGTCTACACGGTCAACCAGGTCGGCTGGTACGAGTACATGACCGAGTGGCGCTTCCAGGACGACGGCACCGTCACCATGAACCTCGGCGCGACCGGCAGCCTCTCCTACGAGGACTACGACGCCGGCGACGGCCGCGGCTGGCCGATCGGCAAGGGCCCCCGCGCCCAGGCCACCAGCCACAGCCACAACGCCTTCTGGCGCCTGGACTTCGCCCTCGACGGCTCCTCCAAGAACCGGGTCGAGCAGTACGACTCGACAGTCACCGCGGCCGCCCAGGGCCAGCAGACCGCGACCGTCAAGACCACCCGCACGCCGGTCACCAAGGAACTCGCCGGCGACGCCAAGAGCTACCGCTGGTGGCGCATGGTCAGCGCGGTCGGCAAGAACAAGGACTGGCACCCGCGGTCGTACGAGATCGTCCCCGGCCCCAGCACCAAGTACCCGGGCCGTTCCTTCACCAAGCACGACGTGTACTTCACCGAGTACAACCCGTGCGAGCAGTTCGCCAGCAACAACACCGGCGACTGCGGGACCGCGGCGGGCAAGTCCGTCGACAAGTGGGTCAACGGCCAGAGCCTGACCCACCCGGTGGTCTGGATGAACGTGGGCTTCCACCACATCGCGCGGGACGAGGACCAGCAGCCCATGCCGGTCCACTGGCAGGGATTCTCCATCGCCCCCAGGGACGTCACGGCTATGAATCCGCTCACTCCGGCCGAGCTCGCCGGGCAGAACGGTCACTGGGAATGGGGTAGTTGA
- a CDS encoding SAV2148 family HEPN domain-containing protein yields the protein MLGGAEGGARVGSGGLELPPGDEGHEGNSADAPPGTVSLARPMDAGATIGPELDWDADAWREVRTRAQRAGRAYIWLNLVEQRLRAVVAAVLRPIYEPVHGHDDWVVAAAGPAGQEWVQRAVAVREVSRRKGYLLDPADDNVLSFLTLPQLRELMVQHWPCFEPYFDERRDVELALDELEVTRNVVSRNRALSEAVLGQAERASAKLLEMLGAGGDVPSARRLPVDAVEDLVGDRYADVVAVHPDRVRLLRQFPAEDIFGGARRLDAVGIGLNLLVQNFSGRRLVRLAEAGCRVRLLFLNPASSAVKRRERELGMKRGELSRAVEMNILHMRRVRSRLRDPGAFEIQVYDDTPRFTAYLVDGDGSDGIAVVQSYLRRSRGMEAPVLVLRNGNRVVKAGDVDDSGLFPTYREEFEMNWADSRPVS from the coding sequence GTGCTCGGGGGAGCGGAAGGCGGTGCGCGGGTGGGCTCGGGAGGGCTGGAGTTGCCCCCTGGTGACGAGGGTCACGAGGGGAACTCCGCAGACGCCCCGCCCGGCACGGTGTCCCTGGCACGACCGATGGACGCGGGAGCGACGATCGGTCCGGAGCTGGACTGGGACGCCGACGCCTGGCGCGAGGTGCGGACGCGCGCACAGCGGGCCGGCCGGGCCTACATCTGGCTGAACCTCGTCGAACAGCGGCTGCGCGCGGTCGTGGCCGCTGTTCTGCGTCCCATCTACGAACCCGTCCACGGCCACGACGACTGGGTGGTCGCGGCCGCCGGCCCCGCCGGACAGGAGTGGGTCCAGCGCGCCGTCGCCGTCCGCGAGGTCAGCCGCCGCAAGGGGTATCTGCTCGACCCCGCCGACGACAACGTCCTCAGCTTCCTCACGCTGCCCCAGCTGCGCGAGCTGATGGTGCAGCACTGGCCGTGCTTCGAGCCCTACTTCGACGAGCGCCGTGACGTCGAACTGGCCCTGGACGAACTGGAGGTGACCCGCAACGTCGTCTCCCGCAACCGGGCCCTGTCCGAGGCGGTCCTCGGCCAGGCCGAGCGCGCCTCCGCCAAGCTCCTCGAGATGCTCGGCGCCGGGGGTGACGTGCCCTCCGCCCGCCGGCTGCCCGTCGACGCGGTCGAGGACCTGGTCGGCGACCGGTACGCCGACGTGGTGGCCGTGCACCCCGACCGGGTGCGGCTGCTGCGGCAGTTCCCCGCCGAGGACATCTTCGGCGGCGCCCGCCGCCTCGACGCCGTCGGCATCGGCCTCAACCTCCTGGTGCAGAACTTCTCCGGCCGCCGACTGGTGCGCCTGGCCGAGGCCGGCTGCCGGGTGCGGCTGCTCTTCCTGAACCCGGCCTCCAGCGCCGTCAAGCGGCGCGAGCGGGAACTGGGCATGAAGCGCGGGGAGTTGAGCCGCGCCGTCGAGATGAACATCCTGCACATGCGCCGGGTGCGGTCCCGGCTGCGGGACCCGGGCGCCTTCGAGATCCAGGTCTACGACGACACCCCGCGCTTCACCGCCTACCTCGTGGACGGCGACGGCTCGGACGGGATCGCGGTCGTGCAGTCCTATCTGCGCCGGTCGCGGGGGATGGAGGCACCGGTCCTCGTGCTGCGCAACGGCAACCGGGTGGTCAAGGCGGGCGATGTGGACGACAGCGGTCTCTTCCCGACCTACCGCGAGGAGTTCGAGATGAACTGGGCGGATTCGCGACCGGTGTCCTGA
- a CDS encoding 3'-5' exonuclease — translation MGWYRELLIGFDLETTGTDPREARIVTAAVIEVRDGQPLGRREWLADPGMEIPADAVAVHGISNERAAAEGRPADQVADAVADVLTAYWKTGVPVVAYNAAFDLSLLSAELRRYGLPSLRERLGGLDPAPVIDPYTIDRSVDRYRRGKRNLEAVCTEYGIALDAAHDAGADALAAARLACAIAVRHPKVAGLGPADLHRRQIEWYAEWAADFQDFLRRKGDATAVVDGTWPLREPADETV, via the coding sequence ATGGGCTGGTACCGAGAGCTGCTGATCGGCTTCGACCTGGAGACCACCGGCACCGATCCGCGCGAGGCGCGCATCGTCACGGCCGCCGTGATCGAGGTCAGGGACGGGCAGCCGCTGGGGCGCCGGGAGTGGCTGGCGGACCCGGGCATGGAGATCCCGGCGGACGCCGTGGCGGTGCACGGCATCAGCAATGAGCGGGCCGCAGCCGAGGGCCGCCCCGCCGACCAGGTCGCCGACGCCGTCGCGGACGTCCTCACGGCCTACTGGAAGACGGGCGTCCCGGTCGTCGCCTACAACGCCGCCTTCGACCTGAGCCTCCTCTCCGCCGAACTGCGCCGGTACGGCCTGCCGTCCCTGCGTGAGCGCCTGGGCGGCCTCGACCCGGCACCGGTCATCGACCCGTACACCATCGACCGCTCGGTGGACCGCTACCGCCGCGGCAAGCGCAACCTCGAAGCGGTCTGCACCGAGTACGGCATCGCCCTCGACGCCGCCCACGACGCCGGGGCGGACGCCCTCGCCGCGGCCAGGCTGGCCTGCGCGATAGCCGTCCGGCACCCCAAGGTCGCGGGCCTCGGCCCGGCGGACCTGCACCGCCGTCAGATCGAGTGGTACGCCGAGTGGGCGGCGGACTTCCAGGACTTCCTGCGCCGCAAGGGCGACGCGACAGCGGTGGTCGACGGCACCTGGCCGCTGCGCGAGCCGGCCGACGAGACGGTGTGA
- a CDS encoding YbaK/EbsC family protein, with translation MPGDDACDTYDTYDRLISLLDTSRVDYRLIDHDPEGSTEAVCALRGHPASEAAKCIVLRVKVDRRTTRHVLAVVPGDRRVDLDAVRELFAARYVGFSDAGTAERLARAIPGTVLPFSFDPELEVVADPEVVKQPRLYFNAARLDRSLCMAGADYERLAGPRVEPVASPPVPAVPQG, from the coding sequence ATGCCCGGCGACGACGCCTGCGACACCTACGACACCTACGACCGTCTGATCTCGCTGCTCGACACCTCCCGGGTCGACTACCGGCTGATCGACCACGACCCCGAGGGCAGCACCGAGGCCGTGTGCGCGCTGCGCGGCCATCCCGCCTCCGAGGCCGCGAAGTGCATCGTGCTCAGGGTCAAGGTGGACCGCCGGACCACCCGGCATGTCCTCGCGGTCGTCCCCGGGGACCGGCGCGTGGACCTGGACGCGGTCCGGGAGCTGTTCGCCGCGCGCTACGTCGGGTTCAGCGATGCGGGGACCGCCGAGCGGCTGGCCCGTGCGATCCCCGGCACGGTGCTGCCGTTCAGCTTCGATCCCGAACTGGAGGTCGTGGCCGATCCGGAGGTCGTGAAGCAGCCCCGGCTGTACTTCAACGCCGCGCGGCTCGACCGCTCGCTGTGCATGGCGGGGGCCGACTACGAGCGCCTGGCGGGACCCCGGGTGGAGCCCGTCGCGAGCCCTCCGGTCCCGGCTGTACCGCAGGGGTGA